AGGTTTTCTGTCGGTGTTAAAGGTCAAAAGGTTAATTCAGTAGGATGTTTTCTTcacaataattttttcttattcatgGCGTAACAGTGATGGCTCTTTTCTATAGTGTAGTTTCAAGAATTAAATTCTGGCCGACGTGAAGGAGTGTGACATGATTTTTATCATTGGCTATAGAACTGATTGATACTTCTGAAGAAGATTTATGGTTGACCTTGGATCAATGTTCTTAATCTTGTATAATTTGGAGAAGTTGGAGTAAGGTGTAGAATGACTTATGAAGCAATGCATATTTATGACTGATTTATGAAGTCTTTCAGCATATTTTGACAATAGGAAACacatattttgtattttctagcGTGAAGAATATAATTTTGACTTATCTTTGAATACGTGGTTTTGTCCTATCTTCGAATACATGGATTTGAAGTTAAATTCAACCATGTGCTATTTCATTGAAATTGAGGTGAAAATATTACTTTGAGATTTGGCTCTCTATAGCATGCATCATCGTTTGAATATGTGTTTGTAAATTCAACTACTTATCAAGAAATAAGATTATTtgttaattaaacaaaaaattagcgTCATTGGCACAACTTATGATTTACCAAACTACATGTTCTTGTTGCTCTGTGGGATGTGCTGCCCTCACCTCCATTGTGCTTTACATGGACCCGAATTCCATCTAAACATAATTGCATGGTTTGAAgctcttaaataaaaatttattgtgTACTGCAGGTAACACTGAAGTTTCAGGTCCCTCCTGCATGTGAAATATCCCAACTAATTGCAAACCTTGTTTCCAACCTTGGAGTGAAGGCTGAGGAGCACAGTGGTGGTTCAGATGTGCTGTTGCGTGGTTGGGACAGGTAAGTTGATTGCCTTTGAGTGGTCGACTCTCATCCTCATCACTGATGGCAGTTCATTTATTGTTTCCTTTTGATTCCTTGTATTCCTTTGGAAGTATGATGGTTCTGCAACGAGTTCACTTAAGAATGCTTTGTGCTTGTTTTTCCAGTGCAGTTGCTTGGCAGCTAATGATCAATCCTCCAGAAAGGCAAAGAGAAGCAGAACAAGAGGATCGTGCTGAAAATATAAAGAAACAGGAGGGTGATTTATGCATTCTTATATTTCACTCTCTTATCACTGCAGATAAAGCGGTGAGTTGTCATTTCTCATTAATGGAATTTCGTAGTTGCCTCATTATTTTGCGTTGGAGCTGAAAAACTTGTAAAATATCTATCTCATGAACTGTTTCTTTATATTTTCAGCACGATCCTCTTGTTCTGCTTCTGAAAAACTAGTAAAATATCTATCTCATGAACTTTTGCAGGAAATTGAGTTCATGAAGCCAGGAAGCTTGACTCTGAAAGAGCTGGAAGCTTTTGTGTCTGCCTTGCAATTGGCGGGTAGAAAGTTGGGGAGTAATAAGTCTTTAGAAAGTAGACCTAGGGAAGGTACCGAAAGGAAAACAACCCCAGAAAAGACGATTACTAGTCTTCAGTCAATGGGAGTGAGAATTTACGGTATTGATGAACCTCCTGTTGATGTTGAAAGCAAGAAGTTATCGTGGGACAACATTGCTGGGTATGAAAAGCAAAAACGGTATGTGAAGTATTACATTTATAAAACCTCATTCATATAGTTTCAGTTAGCTTATTGTGCACGTATTGGGAGGCTATTTGAAGAGCTGTATTTATAAAGGTATTGGATAATGCTTTGCTAATGCAATAGCGTACTAATTTTAGAGATTTAGTGTCATAATTGTTCTGCTTTAGCCCACAGCAATGGCATGGATGTGTGCCATGTAAAAGATGGATTAAAAATCCATGTAGTTAGCTGTTTCTACTTGCCTCTTCTCTGGAAATTTAATGAAGGCGGTGACACAGTCCTACTTTTACTTGTGTAGAAGTGGATGTGCAGAATTATCTAAGGTAATAATTGAGGATGCAGACTTGGGAAGTCGAGGACAGCTTATTCATTCTACAGTGAACTATTATCAGCTTTTGTTGATTGTCAGCATTTTCTTTATTCATAGGTTTTGtgatctatttttgtttttagagGAAAAATTATCGAATCATTTTGTCAAAGGTAACCTAAAAGACTTCTATACTACATAGCAAGAATACTGGTTGAACTCTATTTGATGTTTGTATTATCAGAATTTATTGCATCCTTTCCATTAACCATTCGATAGCATCATGGCCACATGTAATACTTATGTACAGTATCTTTCACATGCTTGTCCTGAAGGGAGATAGAGGACACCATATTACTGGCTTTACATAGTCCAGAGGTGTATGATGATATTGCTCGTGGAACAAGGCGCAAGTTTGAGTCGAACAGGCCTCGAGCAGTGCTCTTCGAGGGTCCCCCAGGTTTGTCTACTATTCATTATTTAGTTAGTGAAAAGAATTTAAGTGAACTAGCGGTTATGGCCGAtgattttactgacctctttCTAGTCGTACTTTTTTGGAGACTTACCATCTAAGGCCCTGATCtatctcttttctattttctgggattttttttttaactgtatGAGCCTTGGAGTAGTTATTGAACATTGGCCAGGTTTCACTTGAAAGGATAAGAGCAGAGAGCATTTCAAGGAATAAACTTCTACtcagattttggatttttttttttttttttttttttttttttaataatggacGCTCTCAGTTGAGTTGAAGAGTAGATTTTGGTACTACACGAAAAGTTGACATTGTTAAATCGACCAGCTTCTTTTTTTAGTTGGGCTGGCAACCCTTGGTGTGCATTAATGATAGttcactttaaataaaaatgtgtttgtgtGGCAATTTGTAATTATCATGCTAGAGTGCACAATTGGCACAACAGTTATTTGCTGCCTGTTGCAATGACCATAATAAAAGCGTggctaattttttcttttttatttgctcaagTTCCTTTTGACAACTTCTGTATGTGACAAGTGTTGATGTTATTGTCACTTATGAATGGAAAAGCTAGAGAAGCTGCTGAGTTCCTGATCGTTTATAGGTGCTGCCTTAGTTTACTGACATTAAAAGACCTTTTAGACTGTatccccctcccccacccccctCCTCTTAAATAAAGCATATGATGCTTGTTAATGTCGGCACTTGAGCTAATAAGTGGGTTAATTCTCCTAATAGTGGTCCATGAGTTATTTAAAATACATAGAAACTCTCCTAAATTTGGTAGGAAGAGTGAACTTTATAAAGCATGTATCTTTTTTTATGCCTGAGTGGCAATAAGCTTTTTCTGTTCATTTATCATAGTTATTCCAACATTCTTAGTAACACTTCTATAAATAGGGAAGCCATTTAGTTTGAGGGTTTTGAAAATTCACCTCGAGTCGCATCAATTATTTTGTGCAATATTTTAGGCTGCTTCCATTGGAACAAATTACTTGCGTTAAAAATTGCACTGGCATATCTTGTTTCTCTGTCCTTTCTTAGTATGACAAATTAGTCTGGCAAAGCTTAACTATGGTACCTGTCCAATTGCAGGTACAGGGAAGACATCATGTGCTCGTGTTATCGCCAATCAAGCGGTATGATACCACATCAGCTGATAAGGACATTCATAGCTGCTATCTTATCTACGTGACGCATGGCTTTTGCTTTCTGCATCATGCTCTCAGTTAATTGGCTGTTGTGTTTAATATCGCCCTCAAGTGATAGATATATTTCTCTCCTTATGATGACTATGCTAAATAGTTAATAATATGTGCTGCATGGTTGGGTGCATTCGTTGTGTTATGCCTTATAAGAGGAGTATTAGGCGAGAAGTGTTAATTTTATTGTGTCTAATACTGATTTCTTAAAGTTATGTTGCTGGAGTTGCTTTCACTCTAATTCTAGCTGCTCTTTGTAGGGGCTATGGAATGTGGGGTTcgaattttgttttccttctagTGATAGTAGCGGGATCTTTGGACTGCctttgattgaattaatatcgcAATACATGCTTACTACATGTCTTTGCAGGGTGTCCCATTACTGTATGTACCACTGGAGATTGTCATGTCAAAGTACTATGGTGAAAGCGAAAGATTGCTGGGACAAGTGTTTTCACTTGCCAATGAATTACCAAATGGCGCTATTGTTTTCCTAGATGAGGTATGTCTGGATGATAGGCAAGCTCTTCTTGCTGAAGTAAATTTCTGTGGGAGTTCATGTTATACTTTGTAGAAAGAGACAACTAGCAAGCATGGAGAGATCATAGAGTCCAACATACGACAACTCTTCATCCATTTCGTTATCTTATACGATTGAGCTGGTTCTAATGTTTCTCTCCTATCAGTTGAATATGTTGAGCTCCTAGTTATGATAACTTTGTACCTTGAAGGTCGATTCTTTTGCTGTTGCTCGTGATAGTGAAATGCATGAAGCTACAAGAAGGATCTTATCAGTATTGCTGCGACAGGTAGGAGAGGGTGTTTCCCTAGGTTTCGTGCATCTATGATATCTGATATTGTCTAGTGTGGAAAGAATATCACTCTTATGTGAATTTCATTTCTGAATACTACTTTCGATCAATGATGTAGATGTGACTAAACAAATCTGTGTCGGTGTTGTAGTCAACCTATATTTGCAAGAACACCATTCTTATCAGACTTGTTTAGATTAATAATCTAGACATTAATGGTAGAACGTCTTGGTCCTTTGCCACTTGATCATGAGGTCAATTCTG
The sequence above is drawn from the Eucalyptus grandis isolate ANBG69807.140 chromosome 11, ASM1654582v1, whole genome shotgun sequence genome and encodes:
- the LOC104445675 gene encoding 26S proteasome regulatory subunit 6B homolog isoform X1; this encodes MSAPRKLLLTSARSCRRSALSSRTLAPPPPPPPPPGSRRLAPPLAPRALEQLVNLDMGKIQEAKLLPDVRGAQFLLPAVLAGLFGAGALEVAYADADKPVESPPLQSESPSVGEKLEEIARTERQRVEELLKSKGMHYGSYPRFSVGVKGQKVTLKFQVPPACEISQLIANLVSNLGVKAEEHSGGSDVLLRGWDSAVAWQLMINPPERQREAEQEDRAENIKKQEGDLCILIFHSLITADKAEIEFMKPGSLTLKELEAFVSALQLAGRKLGSNKSLESRPREGTERKTTPEKTITSLQSMGVRIYGIDEPPVDVESKKLSWDNIAGYEKQKREIEDTILLALHSPEVYDDIARGTRRKFESNRPRAVLFEGPPGTGKTSCARVIANQAGVPLLYVPLEIVMSKYYGESERLLGQVFSLANELPNGAIVFLDEVDSFAVARDSEMHEATRRILSVLLRQIDGFEQDKKVVVIAATNRKQDLDPALISRFDSMITFGLPDQQNRQEIAAQYAKHLTEPELVEFAKVTEGMSGRDIRDVCQQAERSWASKIIRRQANKDEEGILPPLQEYIKSATSRRNALLSVAEERAGDPTTHKKKFQLDLS
- the LOC104445675 gene encoding probable 26S proteasome regulatory subunit 10B isoform X2, giving the protein MQMLISLLRVLHCSQSHHRSVKSWRKLPGQSDSVLKSCSKVKECIMVPTPGFLSVLKVTLKFQVPPACEISQLIANLVSNLGVKAEEHSGGSDVLLRGWDSAVAWQLMINPPERQREAEQEDRAENIKKQEGDLCILIFHSLITADKAEIEFMKPGSLTLKELEAFVSALQLAGRKLGSNKSLESRPREGTERKTTPEKTITSLQSMGVRIYGIDEPPVDVESKKLSWDNIAGYEKQKREIEDTILLALHSPEVYDDIARGTRRKFESNRPRAVLFEGPPGTGKTSCARVIANQAGVPLLYVPLEIVMSKYYGESERLLGQVFSLANELPNGAIVFLDEVDSFAVARDSEMHEATRRILSVLLRQIDGFEQDKKVVVIAATNRKQDLDPALISRFDSMITFGLPDQQNRQEIAAQYAKHLTEPELVEFAKVTEGMSGRDIRDVCQQAERSWASKIIRRQANKDEEGILPPLQEYIKSATSRRNALLSVAEERAGDPTTHKKKFQLDLS